From a region of the Corallococcus coralloides DSM 2259 genome:
- the lpxC gene encoding UDP-3-O-acyl-N-acetylglucosamine deacetylase → MLQFNDFQRTLSQPAICRGVGLHSGLPVTLTLKPAPAGHGIVFVRTDLARPVSIPALAEYVVDTSLATTLGRDGVKVGTVEHLMSALAALGIDNVRAELDGPEVPIMDGSAAPFTHAIMEAGSHELDAPREYLVIKKSVAVTDGDKQASLTPARRFRISCTIDFEHPVIQGQSFDVDVNDRGFSREISRARTFGFLRDVEKLKTLGLARGGSLENAVVVDEAAILNPDGLRFPDEFVRHKILDAIGDVSLFGRPVIGHMTAFKTGHALNHKLVRKVLADPSSFDIVTARRRDVEGREPGRASLAGALELEPLVA, encoded by the coding sequence ATGCTCCAGTTCAACGACTTCCAGCGCACCCTTTCCCAGCCGGCCATCTGCCGCGGCGTGGGGCTCCACTCCGGGTTGCCCGTGACGCTGACCCTGAAGCCCGCGCCCGCGGGGCATGGCATCGTCTTCGTCCGCACGGACCTGGCGCGCCCGGTGAGCATCCCCGCGCTGGCGGAGTACGTGGTGGACACGTCGCTGGCCACCACCCTGGGCCGGGACGGCGTGAAGGTGGGCACGGTGGAGCACCTGATGTCCGCGCTGGCGGCGCTGGGCATCGACAACGTGCGCGCGGAGCTGGACGGGCCGGAAGTGCCCATCATGGACGGCAGCGCCGCTCCCTTCACGCACGCCATCATGGAGGCCGGGTCGCACGAGCTGGACGCGCCGCGCGAGTACCTGGTCATCAAGAAGAGCGTGGCGGTGACGGACGGCGACAAGCAGGCCTCGCTCACCCCCGCCCGGCGCTTCCGCATCAGCTGCACCATCGACTTCGAGCACCCCGTCATCCAGGGCCAGTCCTTCGACGTGGACGTGAACGACCGGGGCTTCTCGCGTGAAATCTCGCGCGCCCGCACGTTCGGCTTCCTGCGCGACGTGGAGAAGCTCAAGACGCTGGGCCTGGCGCGCGGTGGTTCGCTGGAGAACGCGGTCGTCGTGGACGAGGCCGCCATCCTCAACCCGGACGGCCTGCGCTTCCCGGACGAGTTCGTGCGCCACAAGATTCTGGACGCCATTGGCGACGTGTCGCTCTTTGGCCGGCCTGTCATTGGCCACATGACGGCGTTCAAGACGGGCCACGCGCTCAATCACAAGCTCGTGCGCAAGGTGTTGGCGGACCCCTCCAGCTTCGACATCGTCACCGCGCGCCGCCGGGACGTGGAGGGGCGTGAGCCGGGCCGTGCAAGCCTCGCCGGCGCGTTGGAGCTGGAGCCCCTGGTCGCCTGA
- a CDS encoding thioredoxin domain-containing protein yields the protein MSMRSTRIALAALLAASLTAGCNKEKAPANAQAPAAQAQAANAAEPAPDTVVATYGNNEKVTFGELNERIKEPLANLDKQKFQLRKRGLEGLVTERLVKAEATKRGITEDQLLKAEIDDKIPAPPEEKIKEVFEGAKGQLPPGATYEQMKPQIVDFLSGQQKQEAAQKFFDSLRAGANVKYELPEPPRPPAERKQVAATGPSKGPESAPVTIVEFSDFQCPFCSRAIGTVDEVTKLYGDKVRLVFRQFPLDFHQQAQKAAEASLCANEQGKFWEMHDKLFANQKALGVDDLKKYAGELKLDTAKFNTCLDSGATAATVKADMADGSKVGVSGTPAFFINGIMLSGAQPLDEFKSVIDAELKGAK from the coding sequence ATGTCCATGCGCTCTACTCGCATCGCCCTGGCCGCCCTCCTCGCGGCATCCCTCACCGCCGGCTGCAACAAGGAGAAGGCGCCGGCCAATGCCCAGGCGCCCGCCGCGCAGGCCCAGGCCGCCAACGCCGCCGAGCCGGCGCCGGACACCGTGGTGGCCACCTACGGCAACAACGAGAAGGTCACCTTCGGTGAGCTCAACGAGCGCATCAAGGAGCCGCTGGCGAACCTGGACAAGCAGAAGTTCCAGCTGCGCAAGCGCGGCCTGGAAGGGCTCGTCACGGAGCGCCTGGTGAAGGCCGAGGCCACCAAGCGCGGCATCACCGAGGACCAGCTGCTCAAGGCGGAGATCGACGACAAGATCCCCGCGCCGCCGGAAGAGAAGATCAAGGAGGTCTTCGAGGGCGCCAAGGGTCAGCTGCCCCCGGGCGCGACCTACGAGCAGATGAAGCCGCAGATCGTGGACTTCCTGTCCGGCCAGCAGAAGCAGGAGGCGGCCCAGAAGTTCTTCGACTCGCTCCGCGCGGGCGCCAACGTGAAGTACGAGCTGCCCGAGCCCCCGCGCCCGCCCGCGGAGCGCAAGCAGGTGGCCGCCACGGGCCCGTCCAAGGGTCCTGAGAGCGCGCCGGTCACCATCGTGGAGTTCAGCGACTTCCAGTGCCCGTTCTGCAGCCGCGCCATCGGCACGGTGGACGAGGTGACGAAGCTCTACGGCGACAAGGTGCGCCTGGTGTTCCGCCAGTTCCCCCTGGACTTCCACCAGCAGGCGCAGAAGGCCGCCGAGGCCTCGCTGTGCGCGAACGAGCAGGGCAAGTTCTGGGAGATGCACGACAAGCTCTTCGCCAACCAGAAGGCGCTGGGCGTGGATGACCTGAAGAAGTACGCGGGCGAGCTGAAGCTGGACACGGCCAAGTTCAACACCTGCCTCGACTCCGGCGCGACGGCCGCGACGGTGAAGGCGGACATGGCGGACGGCTCCAAGGTGGGCGTCAGCGGCACGCCGGCGTTCTTCATCAACGGCATCATGCTGTCCGGCGCGCAGCCCCTGGACGAGTTCAAGAGCGTCATCGACGCGGAGCTGAAGGGCGCGAAGTAG
- a CDS encoding DUF4388 domain-containing protein, protein MASKPRATPRVSGEAASLELERPLAAVVSPTRPLSAHFLAPEGLVLLPESHGSAGFFAGSLGTLSVEEVFAQILSGIRTGQLVVQHGGVRRTVAFRDGQVVFATSSERWERLGAVMVRLGLLTEARLTQALAQVTPARRIGQVLTSQGIVSEASLYSAMTFVVREVVLNLFEMVEGSFLFLEAKSPAVDAVKLPERTRDLVLTGIKRAEETGRLRRRFPDDMRVTPGPQGALPGEEALFAKLGEGTTLGALRAVYAGSQYAFYSGVEEAVRGGHLAVQAAEPAPAPGPAVEGMAWELLSAEERYNLLLSLVHRALREAGRDVDLLRGFVESPPPGLEEAYHGVTLGPDGRVDVARLRANVSTSGGEAVGRAMALEALDAFVSYALFSARNVLPADVAERLANTYRTLQGGLS, encoded by the coding sequence GTGGCGTCCAAACCCAGGGCCACGCCCCGCGTGAGCGGTGAGGCGGCTTCGCTCGAACTGGAGCGGCCGCTCGCCGCTGTCGTCTCTCCCACCCGGCCCCTTTCGGCGCACTTCCTGGCGCCGGAGGGGCTGGTGCTCCTCCCGGAGTCCCACGGCTCCGCCGGCTTCTTCGCCGGCAGCCTGGGCACGCTCTCGGTCGAGGAGGTCTTCGCCCAGATTCTCTCGGGCATCCGCACCGGCCAGCTCGTCGTGCAGCACGGCGGTGTGCGCCGCACGGTGGCCTTCCGCGACGGGCAGGTGGTGTTCGCCACCTCCAGCGAGCGCTGGGAGCGCCTGGGCGCGGTGATGGTGCGGCTGGGGCTCCTGACGGAAGCGCGGCTCACCCAGGCGCTGGCGCAGGTGACGCCCGCGCGCCGCATCGGCCAGGTGCTCACGTCGCAGGGCATCGTCTCCGAGGCCAGCCTCTACAGCGCCATGACGTTCGTGGTGCGCGAGGTGGTGCTCAACCTCTTCGAGATGGTGGAGGGCAGCTTCCTCTTCCTGGAGGCGAAGTCCCCCGCCGTGGACGCGGTGAAGCTGCCGGAGCGCACGCGCGACCTGGTGCTCACCGGCATCAAGCGCGCGGAGGAGACGGGCCGCCTGCGCCGCCGCTTCCCGGACGACATGCGCGTGACGCCCGGCCCCCAGGGCGCGCTGCCCGGCGAGGAGGCCCTGTTCGCGAAGCTGGGCGAGGGCACGACGCTGGGCGCGCTCCGGGCGGTCTACGCGGGCAGCCAGTACGCCTTCTACAGCGGCGTGGAGGAGGCGGTGCGCGGCGGCCACCTGGCCGTCCAGGCCGCGGAGCCGGCTCCGGCCCCGGGCCCCGCGGTGGAGGGCATGGCCTGGGAGCTGCTGTCCGCGGAGGAGCGCTACAACCTCCTCCTGTCGCTGGTGCACCGCGCGCTGCGCGAGGCGGGCCGCGACGTGGACCTCTTGCGCGGCTTCGTGGAGTCGCCTCCGCCGGGCCTGGAGGAGGCCTACCACGGCGTCACGCTGGGGCCGGACGGGCGGGTGGACGTGGCCCGGCTGCGCGCCAACGTGTCCACCAGCGGCGGCGAGGCCGTGGGCCGGGCCATGGCGCTGGAGGCGCTGGACGCGTTCGTGTCCTACGCGCTGTTCTCCGCCCGCAACGTGCTGCCGGCGGACGTGGCCGAGCGGCTGGCCAACACCTACCGCACCCTCCAGGGCGGCCTGTCGTAG
- a CDS encoding leucyl aminopeptidase produces the protein MQFSLVSGEAAPVSGELLVIPLFEGELGDSAPAPLTAADSALDGKLRAAATQEGFKGKVDQSFLVHTLGKLGADRVLLLGLGNRARFQPEVLRLAAGRAAKTAQRLKATAIGFRVPATDDAALAVRAVVEGLELGVYRFDKYKSAAREDKGSPKLTRATLSLPEGTEKSRALDDALTLGLKLAEAVNWARDLVNEPPNVVTPTKLAQAAQQAAKEGGLTAEIGGRKEIERLNMGMFLGVTAGSVQEPRLIHLVYTPKNAKDAKRAPLALVGKAITFDSGGLSLKPTEGMVEMKTDMAGSAAVLAAMKVIGSVVKPPFPVHAFIGACENMPSGTAYKPGDILTARSGKTVEITNTDAEGRLVLGDMLTWAGEHEPSAIIDLATLTGACMVALGSYIVGAFGDDDDAVNSVLAAARAAGEEMWRLPVSDLQKDALRSEVADMKNSGERWGGAINAALFLKEFVGDTPWVHLDIAGPSNSPKERGYLNKGGTGVGARTLVELVRRKAAEVASQPEPTKAEAPAKAPKAAKAPKAAKGKPARA, from the coding sequence ATGCAATTCAGTCTCGTCTCCGGTGAAGCCGCGCCGGTGAGCGGTGAGCTGCTCGTCATCCCCCTCTTCGAGGGCGAGCTGGGTGATTCCGCCCCCGCGCCGCTGACGGCCGCGGATTCCGCGCTGGACGGCAAGCTGCGCGCCGCCGCCACCCAGGAGGGCTTCAAGGGCAAGGTGGACCAGTCCTTCCTGGTGCACACCCTGGGGAAGCTGGGCGCGGACCGCGTCCTCTTGCTGGGCCTGGGCAACCGCGCGCGCTTCCAGCCGGAGGTGCTGCGGCTGGCCGCGGGCCGCGCGGCGAAGACGGCGCAGCGGCTGAAGGCGACCGCCATCGGCTTCCGCGTGCCCGCCACGGACGACGCGGCGCTGGCCGTGCGCGCGGTGGTGGAGGGCCTGGAGCTGGGCGTCTACCGCTTCGACAAGTACAAGTCCGCCGCGCGCGAGGACAAGGGCAGCCCCAAGCTGACCCGCGCCACGCTGTCGCTGCCGGAGGGCACGGAGAAGTCGCGCGCGCTGGACGACGCGCTGACCCTGGGCCTGAAGCTGGCGGAGGCCGTCAACTGGGCGCGCGACCTGGTCAACGAGCCCCCCAACGTGGTGACGCCCACGAAGCTGGCGCAGGCCGCGCAGCAGGCCGCCAAGGAGGGCGGGCTCACCGCGGAGATTGGCGGGCGCAAGGAGATTGAGCGCCTGAACATGGGCATGTTCCTGGGCGTCACCGCCGGCAGCGTGCAGGAGCCGCGGCTCATCCACCTGGTCTACACGCCGAAGAACGCGAAGGACGCGAAGCGCGCCCCGCTGGCGCTGGTGGGCAAGGCCATCACCTTCGACTCGGGCGGCCTGTCGCTCAAGCCCACCGAGGGCATGGTGGAGATGAAGACGGACATGGCCGGGTCCGCCGCGGTGCTGGCGGCGATGAAGGTCATCGGCTCCGTGGTGAAGCCGCCCTTCCCCGTGCACGCCTTCATCGGCGCGTGCGAGAACATGCCGTCCGGCACGGCGTACAAGCCCGGTGACATCCTCACCGCGCGCTCCGGCAAGACGGTGGAGATCACCAACACGGACGCGGAGGGCCGCCTGGTGCTGGGTGACATGCTCACCTGGGCCGGCGAGCACGAGCCGTCCGCCATCATCGACCTGGCGACGCTCACGGGCGCGTGCATGGTGGCGCTGGGCAGCTACATCGTGGGCGCCTTCGGCGACGACGACGACGCGGTGAACAGCGTGCTCGCCGCCGCGCGCGCCGCGGGCGAGGAGATGTGGCGCCTGCCCGTCAGCGACCTGCAGAAGGACGCGCTGCGCTCCGAAGTGGCGGACATGAAGAACTCCGGCGAGCGCTGGGGCGGCGCCATCAACGCGGCCCTCTTCCTCAAGGAGTTCGTGGGCGACACGCCCTGGGTGCACCTGGATATCGCCGGTCCGTCCAACAGCCCCAAGGAGCGCGGCTACCTCAACAAGGGCGGCACGGGCGTGGGCGCGCGCACGCTGGTGGAGCTGGTGCGCCGCAAGGCCGCGGAAGTGGCCTCGCAGCCGGAGCCCACCAAGGCCGAGGCTCCCGCGAAGGCCCCGAAGGCCGCCAAGGCCCCGAAGGCCGCCAAGGGCAAGCCGGCCCGCGCGTAG
- a CDS encoding sulfite exporter TauE/SafE family protein, with protein MTVLLLMAAGVLAGGLGALLGIGGGIVLVPVLVLGFGIPLEQAVPASLMCVVANSCAAAASYVENKLSDLRLGLTLELATVMGAIVGGLVAAFVAEAMVAVVFGLFTLFVALQMLLMRRPVVEPATAANYEPGNYPLGISGSFVAGGLSALLGVGGGPLKVPLMTYGMRVPFKVASATSNLMVGVTGAASVAAYAWRGQLNLGLVAPLVVGVLAGASVGSKLMLRTPTAVLKKLFAAVLLIVAGQMLWKGGEGLWPSVWK; from the coding sequence ATGACGGTCTTGCTCCTCATGGCGGCGGGTGTGTTGGCGGGTGGGTTGGGGGCGCTCCTGGGCATCGGGGGCGGCATCGTCCTGGTGCCGGTGCTGGTGTTGGGATTCGGAATCCCGCTCGAGCAGGCCGTCCCCGCGAGCCTGATGTGCGTGGTGGCCAACTCCTGCGCCGCCGCCGCCAGCTACGTGGAGAACAAGCTGAGTGACCTGCGGCTGGGGCTCACCCTGGAGCTGGCCACGGTGATGGGCGCCATCGTCGGCGGGCTGGTGGCGGCCTTCGTCGCGGAGGCGATGGTGGCAGTGGTGTTCGGCCTCTTCACGCTCTTCGTCGCGCTGCAGATGCTGCTCATGCGCCGTCCCGTCGTGGAGCCGGCGACGGCGGCCAACTACGAGCCCGGCAACTACCCGCTGGGCATCTCCGGTTCCTTCGTGGCGGGCGGGCTGTCCGCGCTCCTGGGCGTGGGCGGTGGCCCGCTGAAGGTGCCGCTGATGACCTACGGCATGCGCGTGCCCTTCAAGGTCGCCAGCGCCACCAGCAACCTGATGGTGGGCGTCACCGGCGCCGCCAGCGTCGCAGCCTACGCGTGGCGCGGCCAATTGAATCTCGGGCTCGTGGCGCCGTTGGTCGTAGGGGTGCTGGCTGGCGCGTCCGTGGGCAGCAAGCTGATGCTGAGGACCCCGACCGCGGTGCTCAAGAAGCTCTTCGCGGCGGTCCTGTTGATTGTGGCCGGACAGATGTTGTGGAAGGGAGGGGAGGGGCTGTGGCCGAGCGTATGGAAATGA
- a CDS encoding tetratricopeptide repeat protein, with protein sequence MHPSDNERAHITDAIQKQKNALAPLRITGSPSEVGQGLVALAELYGMLEDHAASREHYEEAFGFFKTAGNKPGQAQALFGLGVVKAHFEDHKGAIEHMATAALLFNEARDREGEALTRACIGESLRAMGEADGAEEKYQEALILYRQTRNNERIARLLLDIGDLRMAKGEYEPARKRFLEAVPLLEQGEDPEALALGHLLLGESEGLLGHHDNARPHLLRAVDVYGELHDHVYEARARWDLGLSCYYLQDYAAAREQFEAVLPMYEDLKQHDEVAKVKNVLAHFAARGV encoded by the coding sequence ATGCACCCGTCCGACAACGAACGCGCCCACATCACCGACGCCATCCAGAAGCAGAAGAACGCGCTCGCCCCGCTGCGCATCACCGGCTCACCCTCCGAGGTGGGCCAGGGGCTGGTGGCGCTGGCGGAGCTGTACGGGATGCTGGAGGACCACGCGGCGAGCCGCGAGCACTATGAAGAGGCCTTCGGCTTCTTCAAGACCGCGGGCAACAAGCCCGGCCAGGCGCAGGCGCTCTTCGGCCTGGGCGTGGTGAAGGCCCACTTCGAGGATCACAAGGGCGCCATCGAGCACATGGCCACCGCCGCCCTGCTCTTCAACGAGGCGCGCGACCGCGAGGGCGAGGCGCTCACCCGCGCCTGCATCGGCGAGTCCCTGCGCGCCATGGGCGAGGCCGACGGCGCCGAGGAGAAGTACCAGGAGGCGCTCATCCTCTACCGCCAGACGCGCAACAACGAGCGCATCGCGCGGCTGCTGCTGGACATTGGCGATCTGCGCATGGCCAAGGGCGAGTACGAGCCCGCCAGGAAGCGCTTCCTGGAGGCCGTGCCGCTCCTGGAGCAGGGCGAGGATCCGGAGGCGCTCGCGCTGGGGCACCTGCTGTTGGGGGAGTCCGAGGGCCTGCTGGGCCACCACGACAACGCGCGGCCGCACCTGCTGCGCGCGGTGGACGTGTACGGAGAGCTGCACGACCACGTCTACGAGGCCCGCGCGCGCTGGGACCTGGGGCTGTCCTGCTACTACCTCCAGGACTACGCCGCGGCCCGCGAGCAGTTCGAGGCCGTGCTGCCCATGTACGAGGACCTGAAGCAGCACGATGAAGTGGCGAAGGTGAAGAACGTCCTCGCGCACTTCGCCGCGCGCGGCGTGTAG
- a CDS encoding helix-turn-helix domain-containing protein, giving the protein MNNDNALNANVGLKLRGLRLQRNIKQADAAKDLGVSPAYLNLIEKGKRVMPFPLLWKALRYFEQDPEQFMSTLGEGRVDEALAKLLDEPLLKSLDIDSESLQSLSAEPKLAGTVAALFNLYKNTRTQLENVLAQLNVEERTRTQGSTSGLGSTTPGVRFDYSPFDEVSDFLEKHRNYFPELEEQAESLRRDFRLEQQLTSSNLIRMLEERFDFKVQIERAASGSSVVRRLDLDARTLTLSPDLTEQPLKFQVAASIGLMVMDREKLVERILGAGRMRHGETERLIKVNLANYFAGALMLPYGEFFKEVQRTRYDVELLSNIFGTTYETVAHRICNLSDPKRQGLPFHFLRADIAGNISKRYSGTGIRFASGGGSCAKWAVHLAFLNPSQITRQYSIMPDGTTYFCFAKVQLQPIEGSIVKGTAYSIGLGTHAENAKYLAYGLPTNDLRKDAIPSGISCRFCERTDCNQRAAASYRFAFAFDEYTKKDCFFSPLLVHEKEKAERNGNAEPDGNGTESSEKQDSLDRGARRRKVHEN; this is encoded by the coding sequence ATGAACAACGACAACGCTCTGAATGCGAACGTGGGGCTGAAGCTTCGCGGCCTGCGCTTGCAGCGAAACATCAAGCAGGCGGACGCCGCGAAGGACCTCGGTGTCTCGCCCGCGTACTTGAACCTCATCGAAAAGGGCAAGCGCGTGATGCCCTTCCCGCTCCTGTGGAAGGCGCTGCGCTACTTTGAACAGGACCCCGAACAGTTCATGTCCACGCTGGGCGAGGGCCGCGTGGACGAGGCCCTGGCGAAGCTCCTGGATGAACCGCTGCTCAAGAGCCTGGACATCGACTCGGAGTCGCTCCAGTCGCTGTCCGCGGAGCCGAAGCTGGCCGGCACCGTCGCCGCGCTGTTCAACCTCTACAAGAACACGCGCACGCAGCTGGAGAACGTGCTCGCGCAGCTCAACGTGGAGGAGCGCACGCGCACGCAGGGGTCCACCTCCGGTCTGGGCAGCACGACGCCGGGCGTCCGCTTCGACTACTCGCCCTTCGACGAGGTCAGCGACTTCCTGGAGAAGCACCGCAACTACTTCCCGGAGCTGGAGGAGCAGGCGGAGAGCCTGCGCCGCGACTTCCGCCTGGAGCAGCAGCTCACCAGCAGCAACCTCATCCGCATGCTGGAGGAGCGGTTCGACTTCAAGGTGCAGATTGAGCGCGCGGCCAGCGGTTCGTCCGTGGTGCGCCGGTTGGACCTGGACGCGCGCACGCTCACGCTGTCGCCGGACCTCACGGAGCAGCCGCTGAAGTTCCAGGTGGCCGCGTCCATTGGCCTGATGGTGATGGACCGCGAGAAGCTGGTGGAGCGCATCCTGGGCGCGGGCCGCATGCGCCACGGGGAGACGGAGCGCCTCATCAAGGTCAACCTGGCGAACTACTTCGCCGGCGCGCTGATGCTGCCCTACGGTGAGTTCTTCAAGGAGGTGCAGCGCACGCGCTACGACGTGGAGCTGCTCTCCAACATCTTCGGCACCACCTACGAGACGGTGGCCCACCGCATCTGCAACCTGTCCGACCCCAAGCGACAGGGCCTGCCCTTCCACTTCCTGCGCGCGGACATCGCCGGGAACATCTCCAAGCGCTACAGCGGCACCGGCATCCGCTTCGCTTCCGGCGGCGGAAGCTGCGCGAAGTGGGCGGTGCACCTGGCGTTCCTCAACCCGTCCCAGATCACGCGCCAGTACTCCATCATGCCGGACGGCACGACGTACTTCTGCTTCGCGAAGGTGCAGCTGCAGCCGATTGAAGGCTCCATCGTGAAGGGCACGGCGTACTCCATCGGCCTGGGCACGCACGCGGAGAACGCGAAGTACCTGGCGTACGGCCTGCCCACCAACGACCTGCGCAAGGACGCCATCCCCAGCGGCATCTCCTGCCGCTTCTGCGAGCGCACGGACTGCAACCAGCGCGCGGCGGCCAGCTACCGCTTCGCGTTCGCCTTCGACGAGTACACGAAGAAGGACTGCTTCTTCTCCCCGCTGCTGGTCCACGAGAAGGAGAAGGCCGAGCGCAACGGAAACGCCGAGCCCGATGGCAACGGCACTGAATCCAGCGAGAAGCAGGATTCGTTGGACAGGGGCGCCCGCCGCCGCAAGGTTCACGAGAACTGA
- the fabF gene encoding beta-ketoacyl-ACP synthase II, translating to MEQRRVVVTGMGLISPCGIGVEKSWDALVNGKSGVGPITLFDASALDCRFAGEVKGFNPEDYIERREVRRMDRFAQFAVAASDMALEDSGLVITEENAERVAAVIGSGIGGLSSLEETHRKALEKGPDRISSFFILQMIINMAPGYISMRHGIKGPSWSTNSACSTSAHAIGEALRGIQRGEFDVALAGGAEAPISMLGVGGFAAMKALSNRNDAPQAASRPFDKDRDGFVLAEGAAILVLEEYEHARARGARILAELTGYGASSDAYHVTSPAPGHEGAQRAMKASLKNARLNPADIGYLNAHGTSTDIGDLLEMEGIAKVFGDAAKTLAISSTKSMTGHMNGAAGAAEAVISILALTRGVLPPTINLENQDPRIPLDCVPNTARETRVDAVMSNSFGFGGTNVALIFQRLPETR from the coding sequence ATGGAACAGCGGCGCGTCGTGGTGACGGGAATGGGGCTCATCAGCCCTTGTGGCATCGGCGTGGAGAAGAGCTGGGACGCGCTGGTGAACGGCAAGAGTGGCGTGGGGCCCATCACCCTGTTCGACGCGAGCGCGCTGGACTGCCGCTTCGCCGGTGAGGTGAAGGGCTTCAATCCGGAGGACTACATCGAACGGCGCGAGGTGCGCCGCATGGACCGCTTCGCGCAGTTCGCGGTGGCCGCGTCGGACATGGCCCTCGAGGACTCCGGGCTGGTCATCACCGAGGAGAACGCGGAGCGCGTGGCGGCCGTCATCGGCTCCGGCATCGGGGGACTCAGCAGCCTGGAGGAGACCCACCGCAAGGCGCTGGAGAAGGGGCCGGACCGCATCAGCTCCTTCTTCATCCTCCAGATGATCATCAACATGGCGCCCGGCTACATCTCCATGCGCCACGGCATCAAGGGCCCGTCCTGGTCCACCAACTCCGCCTGCTCCACCAGCGCGCACGCCATCGGTGAGGCGCTGCGCGGCATCCAGCGCGGCGAGTTCGACGTGGCGCTGGCCGGCGGCGCGGAGGCCCCCATCTCCATGCTGGGCGTGGGCGGCTTCGCCGCGATGAAGGCCCTGTCCAACCGCAACGACGCGCCCCAGGCGGCGAGCCGCCCGTTCGACAAGGACCGCGACGGCTTCGTGCTCGCGGAAGGCGCGGCCATCCTCGTCCTGGAGGAGTACGAGCACGCCCGCGCCCGGGGCGCCCGCATCCTCGCGGAGCTCACGGGCTATGGCGCCAGCTCCGACGCCTACCACGTCACCTCGCCCGCCCCCGGCCACGAGGGCGCCCAGCGCGCGATGAAGGCCTCCCTGAAGAACGCGCGCCTCAACCCCGCGGACATCGGCTACCTCAACGCCCACGGCACCTCGACGGACATTGGCGACCTGCTGGAGATGGAGGGCATCGCGAAGGTGTTCGGCGACGCGGCGAAGACGCTCGCCATCTCCTCCACCAAGTCGATGACGGGCCACATGAACGGCGCGGCTGGCGCCGCCGAGGCCGTCATCAGCATCCTCGCCCTCACCCGCGGCGTGCTGCCCCCCACCATCAACCTGGAGAATCAGGATCCGCGCATCCCGCTGGACTGCGTGCCCAACACCGCCCGTGAGACACGCGTGGACGCCGTCATGAGCAACTCCTTCGGCTTCGGCGGCACCAACGTCGCCCTCATCTTCCAGCGGCTTCCGGAAACGCGCTGA
- a CDS encoding PaaI family thioesterase, with amino-acid sequence MSEQAANPRTRTVTWRDPQEGASAAKKLSGLEYLRAIQRGELPAPPIAELMGFAPVEVEEGRVVFAVKPGEHHYNPIGMVHGGLAATLMDSAMGCAIHTMLPVGAGYTTLELHVNYVKGIAHDTGPLLCRGEVIHLGGRVATAQGRLVDEKGTLYAHGTTTCMVFRPPGAGGKE; translated from the coding sequence ATGAGCGAGCAGGCAGCGAATCCGCGCACGCGGACGGTGACATGGAGGGACCCGCAAGAGGGCGCTTCCGCGGCGAAGAAGCTGTCGGGGCTGGAGTACCTGCGCGCCATCCAGCGCGGGGAGTTGCCGGCGCCGCCCATCGCGGAGCTGATGGGCTTCGCGCCGGTGGAGGTGGAGGAGGGCCGGGTGGTGTTCGCGGTGAAGCCGGGCGAGCACCACTACAACCCCATTGGCATGGTGCACGGCGGACTGGCCGCGACGCTGATGGACTCCGCCATGGGGTGCGCCATCCACACGATGCTGCCGGTGGGCGCGGGCTACACGACGCTGGAGCTTCACGTGAACTACGTGAAGGGCATTGCCCATGACACGGGACCGCTGTTGTGCAGGGGCGAGGTCATCCACCTGGGCGGCCGCGTGGCGACGGCGCAGGGGCGGCTGGTGGATGAGAAGGGCACGCTCTACGCGCACGGCACCACGACGTGCATGGTGTTCCGGCCGCCGGGCGCGGGCGGCAAGGAGTAG
- a CDS encoding TetR/AcrR family transcriptional regulator — protein sequence MRYTAEHKQATHARILAAAEMLFRAEGFSGASVERVMRAAGLTVGGFYAHFTSKESLLAESLRAFMTARRTPWLAGLEGMRGPAFLDRFARRYLDQYNRDTGDTTCMMPSLLSDLTRAAPEVQAAFAQGLEDLVGQAQTHLPAREGATPRQQMLATVTLCFGAMTLARATASQPLAAEILDAARALLVAGAPVEGSARNDAPRAHAAPRRVPASRKKAPSRKRQVGSARKKPL from the coding sequence ATGCGCTACACCGCTGAACACAAGCAGGCCACGCACGCGCGCATCCTCGCGGCGGCGGAGATGCTGTTCCGCGCGGAGGGCTTCAGCGGTGCGAGCGTGGAGCGGGTGATGCGGGCCGCGGGCCTGACGGTGGGCGGCTTCTATGCCCACTTCACCTCCAAGGAGTCGCTGCTCGCGGAGTCGCTGCGCGCCTTCATGACGGCGCGCAGGACGCCCTGGCTCGCGGGGCTGGAGGGGATGCGGGGCCCGGCGTTCCTGGATCGCTTCGCGCGGCGCTACCTGGACCAGTACAACCGGGACACGGGCGACACGACCTGCATGATGCCGTCGCTCCTGTCGGACCTGACGCGCGCGGCGCCGGAGGTGCAGGCCGCGTTCGCCCAGGGGCTGGAGGACCTGGTCGGCCAGGCCCAGACGCACCTGCCCGCGCGCGAGGGCGCCACGCCCCGGCAGCAGATGCTGGCGACGGTGACGCTGTGCTTCGGCGCGATGACGCTCGCGCGGGCCACCGCGTCCCAGCCGCTGGCGGCGGAGATACTGGACGCGGCGCGTGCGCTGCTCGTCGCGGGGGCTCCCGTGGAGGGGAGCGCCAGGAATGACGCGCCTCGCGCGCACGCGGCGCCGCGCAGGGTTCCCGCCTCGCGCAAGAAGGCGCCCTCCCGGAAGCGCCAGGTGGGCTCCGCGCGCAAGAAGCCCCTCTGA